The sequence ACTTCGACCCCATGGTGCTTTCCATCTACACGCTCGGCCAGCCCGTCCTGCGCCAGGAAACCGCGCTCGTTGAGGCCGACTCGCCCGAGCTGCAGCAGCTCATCGACGACATGATCGAGACGATGCATGGCGCGAGCGGCATCGGACTGGCAGCCCCGCAGGTGGGGCGTACGGAGCGGCTCTTCGTGGTGGACCTCAGCCACCTCGCCGACGACCTGATGGAGGACCTCGGCCTGACCGACCCCGCTGACCTGCCGACCTGGGCGCGCGGCCCGCAGGCGTTCATCAATCCCGAGATCGAACCCGTCGAGCCGGACGTGACGAGCGAGTTCGAAGAAGGCTGCCTTTCGATCCCCGACCTCCGCGAGGAC is a genomic window of Bacteroidota bacterium containing:
- the def gene encoding peptide deformylase, whose product is MVLSIYTLGQPVLRQETALVEADSPELQQLIDDMIETMHGASGIGLAAPQVGRTERLFVVDLSHLADDLMEDLGLTDPADLPTWARGPQAFINPEIEPVEPDVTSEFEEGCLSIPDLREDVTRPDSVRVRYLDRHLAEQEVLATGMLARVVQHENDHLDGVLFVDHLSPLKKRLLKRRLRRMAEGDVEADYPLAIPQQAT